The following coding sequences lie in one Dunckerocampus dactyliophorus isolate RoL2022-P2 chromosome 4, RoL_Ddac_1.1, whole genome shotgun sequence genomic window:
- the cabp1a gene encoding calcium-binding protein 1a isoform X3 yields MGLIETRICTPLKSQAANLTEKRSSWSFLMPIFSLGIGNCLDSDLTMDRELRPEEMDELRDAFKEFDKDKDGFISCKDLGNCMRTMGYMPTEMELIELSQQINMNLGGHVDFEDFVELMGPKLLAETADMIGIKELKDAFREFDTNGDGAISTSELRDAMRKLLGHQVGLNEVEDILREVDLNGDGLVDFEEFVRMMSR; encoded by the exons ATGGGTCTTATTGAAACTAGAATTTGCACTCCTCTCAAAAGCCAAGCTGCAAATCTTACAGAGAAAAGGTCTTCTTGGTCGTTTTTAATGCCGATTTTCTCCCTTGGAATAGGCAACTGCTTAGATTCAGACCTCACAATG GACAGAGAGCTACGTCCTGAGGAAATGGATG AGTTACGGGATGCGTTTAAAGAGTTTGATAAGGACAAGGACGGTTTTATCAGCTGTAAAGATCTTGGAAATTGCATGAGAACTATGGGATACATGCCTACTGAAATGGAGCTGATCGAACTGAGCCAGCAGATAAATATGAACC TGGGAGGCCATGTGGATTTTGAGGATTTTGTGGAGTTGATGGGTCCAAAACTCCTTGCCGAAACAGCAGACATGATAGGAATAAAAGAATTAAAAGATGCCTTCAGAGAG TTTGACACAAATGGAGATGGTGCCATAAGTACATCTGAGCTACGAGATGCAATGCGTAAGCTTCTGGGGCATCAG GTGGGTTTAAACGAAGTGGAGGACATTCTACGGGAGGTCGATTTGAATGGGGACGGGCTTGTTGACTTTGAAG
- the cabp1a gene encoding calcium-binding protein 1a isoform X1, whose translation MSSSFPKSDSTTSLLKSSSRRSMHVHERKAESRRSHHQHHHHRPAVHSNGTPEEACLTADSDVSARRPLCHPSLIGSRDAGDSTRVKRRSHASDSQDTSEPHGEAGRGVREHGTHRHHHRRKHTREERQPAAGPAEPELPRRCRARPLLRAPSISDNHDDRTPLCEPRDQKRASVGKRSGQASTSPPSACSPVPLSSTSSRRSRRSSAASSASDVNLRTILNSLFGQDRELRPEEMDELRDAFKEFDKDKDGFISCKDLGNCMRTMGYMPTEMELIELSQQINMNLGGHVDFEDFVELMGPKLLAETADMIGIKELKDAFREFDTNGDGAISTSELRDAMRKLLGHQVGLNEVEDILREVDLNGDGLVDFEEFVRMMSR comes from the exons ATGAGCTCCTCCTTTCCAAAATCCGACTCCACAACCTCATTGCTGAAATCCTCCTCGAGAAGATCCATGCACGTCCACGAACGCAAGGCAGAGAGCCGGAGAAGTCATCATCAGCACCATCACCACCGTCCCGCAGTCCACAGCAACGGTACCCCCGAGGAGGCTTGCTTGACGGCAGACAGTGATGTGAGTGCTCGTAGACCTCTGTGCCACCCCTCGCTCATAGGCAGCCGGGACGCAGGTGATTCCACGCGGGTCAAGCGTCGATCACACGCATCTGACAGTCAGGACACCTCCGAGCCTCACGGTGAGGCCGGCCGTGGTGTACGGGAGCATGGCACACACCGACACCACCACCGCAGGAAGCACACCCGCGAGGAGCGACAACCGGCCGCTGGTCCAGCCGAACCTGAGCTTCCGCGTCGTTGCCGCGCTCGCCCTCTTCTCAGGGCGCCGTCTATTTCGGACAACCACGACGATAGGACTCCACTTTGCGAGCCGCGGGACCAGAAGAGGGCCAGTGTGGGTAAACGCAGTGGCCAGGCCAGTACTTCCCCTCCGTCCGCATGCTCTCCTGTACCGCTATCCAGCACCTCCTCTCGGCGCTCCCGGAGGTCCAGCGCTGCTTCTTCAGCATCGGATGTCAATTTACGTACTATCCTTAATTCACTCTTTGGCCAG GACAGAGAGCTACGTCCTGAGGAAATGGATG AGTTACGGGATGCGTTTAAAGAGTTTGATAAGGACAAGGACGGTTTTATCAGCTGTAAAGATCTTGGAAATTGCATGAGAACTATGGGATACATGCCTACTGAAATGGAGCTGATCGAACTGAGCCAGCAGATAAATATGAACC TGGGAGGCCATGTGGATTTTGAGGATTTTGTGGAGTTGATGGGTCCAAAACTCCTTGCCGAAACAGCAGACATGATAGGAATAAAAGAATTAAAAGATGCCTTCAGAGAG TTTGACACAAATGGAGATGGTGCCATAAGTACATCTGAGCTACGAGATGCAATGCGTAAGCTTCTGGGGCATCAG GTGGGTTTAAACGAAGTGGAGGACATTCTACGGGAGGTCGATTTGAATGGGGACGGGCTTGTTGACTTTGAAG
- the cabp1a gene encoding calcium-binding protein 1a isoform X2 — protein MSSSFPKSDSTTSLLKSSSRRSMHVHERKAESRRSHHQHHHHRPAVHSNGTPEEACLTADSDDRELRPEEMDELRDAFKEFDKDKDGFISCKDLGNCMRTMGYMPTEMELIELSQQINMNLGGHVDFEDFVELMGPKLLAETADMIGIKELKDAFREFDTNGDGAISTSELRDAMRKLLGHQVGLNEVEDILREVDLNGDGLVDFEEFVRMMSR, from the exons ATGAGCTCCTCCTTTCCAAAATCCGACTCCACAACCTCATTGCTGAAATCCTCCTCGAGAAGATCCATGCACGTCCACGAACGCAAGGCAGAGAGCCGGAGAAGTCATCATCAGCACCATCACCACCGTCCCGCAGTCCACAGCAACGGTACCCCCGAGGAGGCTTGCTTGACGGCAGACAGTGAT GACAGAGAGCTACGTCCTGAGGAAATGGATG AGTTACGGGATGCGTTTAAAGAGTTTGATAAGGACAAGGACGGTTTTATCAGCTGTAAAGATCTTGGAAATTGCATGAGAACTATGGGATACATGCCTACTGAAATGGAGCTGATCGAACTGAGCCAGCAGATAAATATGAACC TGGGAGGCCATGTGGATTTTGAGGATTTTGTGGAGTTGATGGGTCCAAAACTCCTTGCCGAAACAGCAGACATGATAGGAATAAAAGAATTAAAAGATGCCTTCAGAGAG TTTGACACAAATGGAGATGGTGCCATAAGTACATCTGAGCTACGAGATGCAATGCGTAAGCTTCTGGGGCATCAG GTGGGTTTAAACGAAGTGGAGGACATTCTACGGGAGGTCGATTTGAATGGGGACGGGCTTGTTGACTTTGAAG